Proteins from a single region of Belliella baltica DSM 15883:
- the ilvC gene encoding ketol-acid reductoisomerase, which yields MKLKFGSVEENVVTREEFPLEKAREVLKDEVIAVLGYGVQGPGQALNLKDNGFNVIVGQRKDSKTWDKAVADGWVPGETLFELEEACEKGTILQFLLSDAGQIALWPSVKKHLTPGKALYFSHGFGVTYKEKTGIVPPADVDVILVAPKGSGTSLRRMFVEGRGLNSSYAIFQDGTGRAKDRVVALGIGVGSGYLFETDFYREVTSDLTGERGTLMGAIQGIFAAQYEVLRANGHTPSEAFNETVEELTQSLMPLVAENGMDWMYANCSTTAQRGALDWWKPFRDATKPVFEELYDSVKTGKEAQKSIDSNSKSDYRVKLEAELKELRDSEMWQAGATVRKLRPENN from the coding sequence ATGAAACTGAAATTTGGATCAGTAGAAGAAAATGTAGTAACCAGAGAGGAATTTCCACTGGAGAAAGCTAGAGAAGTATTGAAGGACGAAGTAATTGCCGTATTGGGTTACGGAGTACAAGGTCCTGGTCAAGCATTGAACTTGAAGGACAATGGCTTCAATGTAATCGTTGGTCAGAGAAAAGATTCCAAGACTTGGGACAAAGCAGTTGCTGATGGCTGGGTTCCTGGAGAGACACTTTTCGAATTGGAAGAAGCCTGTGAAAAAGGGACAATCCTTCAATTCTTACTTTCTGATGCAGGACAAATAGCACTTTGGCCTTCAGTGAAAAAACACCTTACTCCTGGAAAAGCATTGTATTTTTCTCATGGTTTCGGTGTGACATACAAAGAGAAAACAGGTATCGTTCCCCCAGCTGATGTGGATGTGATCTTGGTAGCTCCAAAAGGTTCTGGAACATCTTTGAGAAGAATGTTTGTAGAAGGTAGAGGATTGAACTCTTCCTATGCCATCTTCCAAGACGGAACAGGCAGAGCAAAAGATAGAGTTGTAGCACTTGGAATAGGTGTTGGATCAGGGTACTTGTTTGAAACTGATTTTTACAGAGAGGTTACATCTGATTTGACAGGGGAAAGAGGAACTTTGATGGGAGCTATTCAAGGAATCTTTGCTGCTCAGTATGAAGTGTTGAGAGCAAATGGACATACTCCTTCGGAGGCATTCAATGAAACAGTGGAGGAACTAACACAGAGTTTGATGCCATTGGTGGCAGAAAATGGCATGGACTGGATGTATGCCAACTGCTCTACTACAGCACAAAGAGGAGCCTTGGATTGGTGGAAGCCATTTAGGGATGCTACTAAGCCGGTTTTTGAAGAGCTATATGATTCTGTGAAAACAGGAAAAGAAGCACAAAAATCAATTGATTCAAATAGCAAATCTGACTATAGAGTAAAATTAGAAGCTGAGTTGAAAGAATTGAGAGATTCTGAAATGTGGCAAGCTGGCGCAACCGTCAGAAAATTAAGACCCGAAAATAACTGA
- the ilvN gene encoding acetolactate synthase small subunit gives MNRYTILIYTENFIGILNRITIIFTRRGINIDALTASESRLDGIHKITIECTVTEDQIIQLVKQIEKITDVIKAYYFKDTEVVYQEIALYKLPIDSLDASLEKVIRQYNAHIIAAEKEFVVVEFTGHKEDTQALLETLKPYSLLEFSRSGRVAIAKPRFSVSEYLNHQTL, from the coding sequence ATGAATCGTTATACCATATTAATTTATACAGAAAATTTTATCGGTATCCTCAATAGGATCACGATTATTTTCACCAGAAGAGGGATCAATATAGATGCACTTACAGCTTCTGAAAGCCGACTGGATGGAATCCACAAAATCACCATCGAGTGTACTGTTACAGAAGACCAGATTATCCAATTGGTCAAGCAAATAGAAAAAATCACAGATGTGATCAAAGCATATTATTTTAAGGACACGGAGGTAGTCTATCAAGAAATTGCGCTTTACAAACTGCCCATAGATAGTCTAGACGCTAGCTTAGAAAAAGTGATCAGACAGTATAATGCCCATATCATTGCAGCAGAAAAGGAATTTGTGGTAGTAGAATTCACAGGGCATAAAGAAGATACTCAAGCCTTGTTAGAGACATTGAAGCCTTACAGTTTGCTTGAGTTTTCTAGGTCTGGCCGAGTGGCCATAGCAAAGCCTAGATTTTCCGTATCAGAATATTTAAATCATCAAACCTTATAA
- the leuD gene encoding 3-isopropylmalate dehydratase small subunit — MAYDKFNVLTSTVIPLPNENVDTDQIIPARFLKATEREGFGDNLFRDWRYDVEGNPKKDFVLNDSTYSGKILLAGRNFGSGSSREHAVWALYDYGFRCVVSSFFADIFKNNCLNIGVLPVTISAEFAEVLFAAVEADPSTEVEVDIDTQKITLLSTGQSESFEINAYKKENMKNGFDDIDYLLNLKEEIEEFEKERV, encoded by the coding sequence ATGGCTTACGATAAATTTAATGTATTGACTTCAACAGTCATCCCGCTTCCAAACGAAAATGTGGACACAGATCAAATCATCCCTGCAAGGTTTTTGAAAGCTACAGAACGGGAAGGTTTTGGAGACAATCTATTCAGAGATTGGAGATATGATGTAGAGGGCAATCCAAAAAAGGATTTTGTATTGAATGACTCCACTTATTCTGGAAAAATTCTCCTCGCAGGTAGAAACTTTGGTTCTGGCTCGAGTAGGGAACATGCTGTTTGGGCATTGTATGACTATGGTTTCAGATGTGTCGTATCAAGTTTCTTTGCCGATATCTTCAAAAATAATTGCCTGAATATCGGTGTACTTCCTGTTACTATCAGTGCTGAATTTGCAGAGGTTTTGTTTGCAGCAGTTGAAGCTGATCCAAGCACAGAAGTAGAAGTGGATATAGATACACAAAAAATAACCCTGTTGAGCACAGGTCAATCAGAATCCTTTGAAATCAATGCTTATAAAAAGGAGAACATGAAAAATGGCTTTGATGACATAGACTACCTTTTAAATTTAAAAGAAGAGATAGAGGAGTTTGAGAAAGAAAGAGTTTAG
- a CDS encoding alpha-isopropylmalate synthase regulatory domain-containing protein, producing MGTHRKIEIMDTTLRDGEQTSGVSFLPSEKLQIAKLLLEELKVDRIEVASARVSRGEMEGVKKITQWAAEKGYSDRVEVLGFVDTPASVDWLVEAGAKVMNLLTKGSLNHLTHQLKKTPEQHFEDIHTCVKYARSKGITVNVYLEDWSNGMRNSMDYTMELIGFLNEIRVRRIMLPDTLGLLHPREVSHFVKLITTEFPDCHFDFHAHNDYDLSIANVLEAIYNGIAGIHTTVNGLGERAGNAPLESVTAVLKDFTDYKIGLNESKIYRVSKLVEQFSGQHIPANKPVVGENVFTQTAGIHADGDNKKNLYFNDLLPERFGRQRKYALGKTSGKANILKNLQELGISLEQDELTKVTQKIIELGDKKERVTTEDLPYIISDVLQNNSISKNIFIEGYHMTHSKGLKPTVQLKLSIHGKSFEESSSGDGQYDAFMRALVKIYKSEGFQLPKLTDYHVSIPPGGKTDAFVETVITWDFGKIFKTKGLDSDQTVAAMMATEKMLNIIDKMDTRASDKVKFQELKNQNPKQDKENFYGNEYSATAR from the coding sequence ATGGGAACACACCGTAAAATAGAAATCATGGATACCACACTGAGGGATGGAGAGCAGACCTCGGGCGTGTCCTTTTTACCTTCTGAAAAGCTTCAGATAGCCAAGTTGCTATTGGAGGAATTGAAGGTGGATAGGATCGAAGTGGCGTCGGCAAGAGTTTCTCGGGGTGAGATGGAAGGTGTCAAGAAAATCACCCAATGGGCTGCCGAAAAAGGCTATTCCGACAGGGTGGAAGTACTTGGTTTTGTAGATACCCCTGCTTCGGTGGATTGGTTGGTGGAGGCTGGAGCGAAAGTTATGAACCTATTGACCAAAGGTTCTCTCAATCACCTGACCCATCAGCTCAAAAAGACTCCTGAACAACATTTTGAGGATATCCATACTTGTGTAAAATATGCAAGAAGCAAAGGAATCACAGTCAATGTTTACTTAGAAGATTGGAGTAATGGGATGCGTAATTCTATGGATTACACCATGGAACTGATCGGATTTTTGAATGAAATCCGAGTACGAAGAATCATGCTGCCTGATACGCTTGGGCTGTTGCATCCCAGAGAAGTTTCCCATTTTGTGAAATTAATCACAACCGAATTTCCGGATTGTCATTTTGATTTTCATGCACACAATGACTATGACCTTTCCATTGCGAATGTACTTGAGGCGATTTACAATGGTATTGCTGGGATTCATACCACTGTCAATGGACTTGGAGAGAGAGCTGGAAATGCGCCTTTGGAGTCAGTGACAGCTGTGCTCAAAGATTTTACAGATTACAAAATCGGTCTCAATGAAAGCAAAATCTACCGCGTCAGCAAGTTGGTGGAGCAGTTTTCTGGACAACATATTCCCGCCAATAAGCCTGTGGTCGGGGAAAATGTATTTACCCAAACTGCAGGAATCCATGCGGATGGGGATAACAAAAAGAACCTCTATTTTAACGACTTGCTTCCAGAGAGATTTGGTAGACAAAGAAAATATGCCCTTGGAAAAACTTCTGGAAAAGCCAATATCCTTAAAAATCTTCAAGAATTGGGGATATCGCTTGAACAGGATGAATTGACCAAAGTGACGCAAAAGATCATCGAGCTTGGCGACAAAAAAGAACGGGTGACCACAGAGGATTTGCCTTATATCATTTCTGATGTATTGCAGAACAATTCGATTTCGAAAAATATCTTTATCGAAGGCTACCACATGACCCACTCGAAGGGATTGAAACCAACGGTGCAACTGAAGCTCAGCATCCATGGAAAATCCTTTGAAGAATCTTCTTCTGGAGATGGTCAATATGATGCGTTTATGCGCGCATTGGTGAAAATCTACAAATCGGAGGGTTTCCAGCTTCCCAAATTGACGGATTACCATGTTTCCATTCCTCCGGGAGGAAAAACCGATGCTTTTGTGGAAACAGTCATCACTTGGGATTTTGGGAAAATTTTCAAAACCAAGGGATTGGATTCCGATCAGACTGTAGCTGCGATGATGGCGACCGAAAAAATGTTGAATATTATTGATAAAATGGATACGAGGGCTTCTGATAAAGTAAAATTTCAGGAGCTGAAAAATCAAAACCCAAAACAAGACAAAGAGAATTTCTATGGAAATGAATATAGCGCTACTGCCAGGTGA
- a CDS encoding 2-isopropylmalate synthase, translating into MSEKLWIFDTTLRDGEQVPGCQLNTREKIVVAKALEELGVDVIEAGFPISSPGDFNSVVEISKAVSNPIICALSRAVEKDIDVAAEALKYAKKGRIHTGIGVSPFHIQYKLRSTPDEIIERAVRAVKYAKRYVEDVEFYAEDAGRAEKDFLARIVEQAIKAGATVINIPDTTGYCLPEQYGAIIRHLKENVSNIDKAIIATHCHNDLGMATANTISGVQNGARQVEVTINGIGERAGNTSMEEVVMAIKCHHDIPVETSIVTPRIYETSRLISKLMNMPVQPNKAIVGRNAFAHSSGIHQDGVLKHRENYEIIDPKDVGVHESSIVLTARSGRAALKHHLDALGVVLEGEALNEVYEEFLVLADSKRDITPKDLLSLVGKYVDESTFIELEKVSYESNGSIKASVTLKVGDKIKQASSSGNGPVDAVLKSIEKIVKPDIELEEFLIQAITAGSDDVAKVHMRIMQGKIPYYGFSSNTDIVVASAQAFVDALNKIPVKNKVTVA; encoded by the coding sequence ATGAGTGAAAAGCTATGGATATTCGATACCACCCTTCGTGATGGGGAACAGGTACCGGGTTGTCAATTGAACACCCGAGAAAAGATCGTGGTCGCTAAGGCATTAGAAGAACTGGGAGTTGATGTAATTGAAGCTGGATTTCCAATATCCAGTCCAGGTGACTTCAATTCAGTTGTTGAAATTTCCAAAGCTGTATCAAATCCCATTATCTGCGCCCTTTCCAGAGCTGTGGAAAAGGATATTGATGTAGCTGCTGAAGCACTGAAATACGCCAAAAAAGGAAGGATTCATACTGGAATCGGTGTGTCTCCTTTTCACATACAATACAAACTCAGATCTACGCCAGATGAAATCATCGAGCGGGCGGTTAGGGCTGTAAAATATGCCAAACGCTATGTAGAAGATGTGGAATTTTATGCAGAAGATGCAGGAAGGGCTGAGAAGGATTTTCTTGCACGAATCGTAGAGCAGGCTATCAAAGCCGGTGCTACCGTAATCAATATTCCTGACACAACTGGATATTGCCTACCAGAACAATACGGAGCAATTATCAGACATTTGAAAGAAAATGTTTCCAACATTGATAAAGCAATCATTGCGACCCACTGTCACAATGACTTGGGAATGGCGACAGCCAACACTATTTCTGGTGTTCAGAATGGAGCGAGACAAGTGGAGGTTACGATCAATGGGATAGGCGAAAGAGCTGGAAATACTTCCATGGAAGAAGTGGTCATGGCCATCAAGTGCCACCATGATATTCCTGTGGAAACGAGTATTGTTACCCCTAGGATATACGAGACTAGCAGGTTGATTTCCAAATTGATGAATATGCCCGTGCAGCCGAATAAGGCCATTGTAGGAAGAAATGCCTTTGCACATTCATCAGGAATCCATCAGGATGGTGTGTTGAAGCACCGAGAAAATTATGAAATTATCGATCCTAAGGATGTTGGAGTTCATGAATCCTCTATTGTCTTGACAGCAAGAAGTGGAAGAGCTGCATTGAAACACCATTTGGATGCTTTGGGAGTGGTGTTGGAAGGTGAGGCCTTGAACGAAGTGTATGAAGAGTTTTTGGTTCTAGCGGATTCAAAAAGAGATATCACACCAAAAGACCTACTTTCTTTGGTTGGAAAATATGTGGATGAATCAACTTTTATCGAACTAGAGAAAGTAAGTTATGAGTCCAACGGCTCTATCAAAGCAAGCGTTACTCTGAAAGTCGGTGATAAAATTAAGCAAGCTTCATCCAGTGGAAATGGCCCTGTAGATGCAGTGCTTAAATCTATCGAAAAAATCGTAAAGCCGGATATTGAGTTGGAAGAATTTCTGATTCAAGCTATTACTGCTGGAAGTGATGATGTGGCGAAAGTACACATGAGAATCATGCAAGGGAAAATCCCTTATTATGGTTTTTCTTCCAATACAGATATCGTAGTTGCATCTGCGCAGGCATTTGTAGATGCTTTAAATAAAATACCGGTCAAAAATAAAGTGACAGTAGCTTAA
- the leuC gene encoding 3-isopropylmalate dehydratase large subunit, which translates to MEKKTLFDKIWDAHVVKSVPSGPDVFFIDKHFIHEVTSPVAFLNLEKRGVGVLHPQRTVGTPDHNVPTVDQDKTIKDKLSRMQVEKLRENCKKHGIELHDLGSAHHGIVHVIGPELGITQPGMTIVCGDSHTSTHGAFGAIAFGIGTSEVEMVLATQCIMQSKAKKMRITVDGELGAGVTSKDIILYIIAKISAAGATGYFVEYAGSAIESLSMEARMTICNMSIEMGARGGLIAPDETTFDYLKGKQYAPKGEEWDKAVSYWRSLKTDDGAVFDKEYHFDAADIEPMITYGTNPGMGIKVKGNIPSTEGMEGSNKSSYLKSLDYMGFAPGEAIQGKKVDFVFVGSCTNGRIEDIRSVANYVKGKKKADNITAWIVPGSREVEKMAHEEGLVKILEEAGFELRQPGCSACLAMNDDKIPSGKYAVSTSNRNFEGRQGPGARTMLASPLTVAAVAVKGEICDPREIF; encoded by the coding sequence ATGGAAAAGAAAACATTATTCGATAAAATTTGGGATGCACATGTGGTCAAATCTGTCCCATCAGGACCGGATGTATTCTTCATTGATAAGCATTTTATCCATGAGGTAACTAGCCCTGTTGCATTTTTGAATTTGGAAAAACGTGGCGTAGGTGTTCTTCATCCTCAAAGGACTGTGGGCACACCAGATCACAATGTGCCAACGGTGGATCAAGATAAGACCATTAAAGACAAGCTTTCAAGAATGCAAGTTGAAAAGCTTCGTGAAAACTGTAAGAAGCATGGCATTGAATTGCATGATTTGGGTTCTGCTCACCATGGCATTGTTCATGTGATTGGTCCAGAATTGGGAATCACACAGCCAGGAATGACGATTGTTTGTGGAGATAGCCATACTTCTACACACGGTGCTTTTGGAGCGATTGCTTTTGGTATTGGTACATCAGAAGTGGAAATGGTCTTGGCTACGCAATGTATCATGCAAAGCAAAGCCAAGAAAATGCGCATCACAGTTGATGGTGAGTTAGGTGCAGGAGTGACTTCAAAAGATATTATTTTATACATCATCGCTAAAATCTCTGCGGCAGGTGCTACGGGTTATTTTGTGGAATATGCTGGCTCGGCAATCGAAAGCTTAAGTATGGAAGCAAGAATGACCATCTGCAACATGAGTATCGAAATGGGTGCCAGAGGAGGTCTAATCGCCCCTGACGAAACGACATTTGATTACCTAAAAGGAAAGCAATATGCTCCAAAAGGAGAAGAATGGGACAAAGCGGTGTCTTATTGGAGGTCGCTGAAGACGGATGATGGAGCTGTTTTCGATAAAGAATATCATTTCGATGCAGCGGATATTGAGCCAATGATTACTTATGGTACCAATCCAGGAATGGGTATCAAAGTCAAAGGGAATATCCCAAGTACCGAAGGTATGGAAGGAAGCAACAAATCTTCTTACTTGAAGTCACTAGACTATATGGGGTTTGCTCCAGGTGAAGCGATACAAGGAAAGAAAGTTGATTTTGTTTTCGTAGGAAGCTGTACCAATGGCCGAATCGAAGATATCAGATCAGTTGCCAATTATGTGAAGGGTAAGAAAAAGGCGGATAACATCACTGCTTGGATCGTTCCGGGATCTAGGGAAGTAGAGAAAATGGCTCACGAAGAAGGTTTGGTTAAAATCTTGGAAGAAGCAGGATTTGAGTTGAGACAACCGGGTTGTTCTGCTTGTTTGGCGATGAATGATGATAAGATTCCTTCAGGGAAATACGCGGTTTCTACTTCAAATAGAAACTTTGAAGGAAGACAAGGGCCTGGAGCAAGAACTATGCTCGCCAGTCCATTGACTGTAGCAGCAGTAGCTGTCAAAGGTGAAATATGTGACCCTAGAGAGATCTTTTAA